The following proteins are co-located in the Candidatus Neomarinimicrobiota bacterium genome:
- a CDS encoding glycosyltransferase produces the protein MNRLIFDYAPITGLDVIEQLQQLAKPLKGLRVVHVNSTKAGGGVAEILDKMIPLMNDLGIDTSWEVINGNPDFYSCTKHFHNAIQGNNVQIPARLLQAYERTNTENASRLEAKLRDADVVFIHDPQPAPLLQNIKGRKGKWIWRCHIDANKPNRPVWKYLRNYIAQYDASIFSLAAFAQPMPHPVYLIPPSIDPLNEKNIELDTNEISSVCDQFNIDRDAPLLVQISRFDRFKDPIGVIQALKHAKKFVPNLQLVLAGGGASDDPEGEEVLEEVRLASNGDPDIHILELPNDAHRQINALQSAATIVIQKSIREGFGLTVTEGMWKQKPVIGGDTGGIRLQVINHHTGFLVNSPEGAALRIRHLLGNPQKLSEMGVKAKKFARENFLITRHIREYLTLMLSLVSGTKHRIDLK, from the coding sequence ATGAATCGTTTGATATTTGATTACGCGCCGATAACAGGACTGGATGTAATTGAACAGCTCCAACAGTTAGCCAAACCGCTTAAAGGGTTGCGCGTTGTGCATGTCAATTCCACCAAAGCCGGGGGTGGGGTTGCAGAAATATTGGATAAAATGATCCCGCTCATGAACGATTTGGGAATTGATACGAGCTGGGAAGTTATCAATGGAAATCCTGATTTTTATAGCTGCACCAAACATTTCCACAATGCTATTCAAGGCAATAATGTACAGATACCAGCGCGTTTGCTACAGGCTTACGAGAGGACAAACACGGAAAATGCCAGTCGTCTGGAAGCAAAACTCCGCGATGCAGATGTGGTCTTTATACATGATCCGCAACCGGCTCCACTGCTGCAAAACATTAAAGGCAGAAAGGGAAAATGGATCTGGAGATGTCACATCGATGCAAATAAACCTAACAGGCCAGTTTGGAAGTATTTGCGAAATTATATCGCTCAGTATGATGCCAGTATATTCTCCCTGGCTGCTTTCGCCCAACCCATGCCGCATCCTGTTTATCTCATTCCTCCCAGTATTGATCCATTGAATGAGAAAAATATTGAGTTGGATACCAATGAGATATCTTCAGTTTGTGATCAGTTCAATATCGACCGGGATGCCCCTTTGTTGGTGCAGATCTCTCGTTTCGATCGCTTTAAGGACCCCATTGGAGTCATTCAGGCTTTGAAGCATGCAAAAAAGTTTGTACCCAATCTGCAATTGGTTCTTGCAGGGGGTGGCGCCAGCGATGATCCTGAAGGTGAGGAAGTATTAGAGGAAGTGAGATTGGCCTCAAATGGTGATCCGGATATTCACATTTTAGAGCTTCCCAACGATGCTCATCGCCAAATAAACGCACTTCAATCAGCGGCTACCATCGTCATTCAGAAATCAATTAGGGAAGGCTTTGGCTTAACCGTTACTGAGGGTATGTGGAAGCAAAAACCAGTTATCGGGGGAGATACTGGTGGGATACGACTCCAAGTGATAAATCATCATACGGGTTTTTTGGTTAATTCTCCTGAAGGGGCTGCCTTGCGTATTCGACATCTTCTTGGTAACCCACAAAAATTATCAGAAATGGGTGTGAAGGCAAAAAAGTTTGCGAGAGAAAACTTTTTAATCACAAGGCATATCCGTGAATACTTGACTCTCATGCTTTCGTTGGTAAGCGGCACAAAACACAGAATTGACCTAAAATAA
- the otsB gene encoding trehalose-phosphatase, with the protein MKRLNNDIDLRKFYKKLDSDGPKLLFLDYDGTLAPFCDDPQLAYPYPGIKSMLDAIISNPTVRLVIITGRSISELQALLDLKQDVEIWGTHGHEHLLPNGDYSLVDLSPNQNMGLSLGVDAALSVEPLLRVEEKPGAVAFHWRTIQAKDVERFQNQLTMKLENISQHHELVLKKFDGGLELISPTMDKGRAVREVLREVTPNTTVAYLGDDLTDEDAFWELKYKGLTVLVRDELRETQANLWIQPPDELLQFLEKWK; encoded by the coding sequence ATGAAGAGACTAAACAATGATATAGACCTGCGTAAATTTTATAAAAAGCTGGATTCGGATGGCCCAAAATTGCTCTTCTTGGATTATGATGGAACATTGGCACCTTTCTGCGATGACCCACAGTTGGCCTATCCATATCCAGGTATAAAAAGTATGCTTGATGCAATCATCAGTAATCCCACAGTACGGCTAGTTATTATCACGGGAAGGTCTATTAGCGAACTGCAAGCTTTACTTGACCTGAAACAGGATGTAGAGATATGGGGCACCCACGGTCATGAGCACCTGCTCCCCAATGGAGACTATTCCTTGGTTGATCTTAGCCCGAATCAAAACATGGGTTTAAGCTTGGGTGTTGATGCGGCTTTGTCTGTAGAGCCTTTGCTCAGGGTAGAAGAGAAACCTGGTGCGGTTGCTTTTCATTGGCGAACTATTCAAGCCAAAGATGTTGAGAGATTTCAAAACCAATTAACAATGAAACTTGAAAATATTTCCCAGCATCACGAGTTGGTACTTAAGAAATTTGATGGGGGGCTGGAGCTTATCTCACCAACAATGGACAAAGGTAGGGCTGTTCGAGAAGTGCTGCGAGAAGTAACCCCAAATACGACAGTGGCTTACCTTGGAGATGATCTTACGGATGAGGATGCTTTCTGGGAACTAAAATATAAAGGACTGACAGTACTTGTTAGAGATGAATTGCGTGAAACACAGGCGAACCTCTGGATACAACCACCTGACGAGCTTCTTCAGTTTTTAGAAAAATGGAAATAG
- a CDS encoding trehalose-6-phosphate synthase has translation MNMKRHRLIIVSNRLPVVVNKNISGSLEVKPGSGGLVTALAPVLRNRGGVWLGWSGLTTENPRKIGNLLSSLDDRIGYSLESVTLDENEIENYYKGFSNETLWPLFHDLIDHCKFKPEYWKTYQSVNMKFAQSLKKIIKKDDFIWIHDYHLISMIRFLRELGVNNKIGFFLHIPFPPTDIYTRLPWRVDILGDLLQYDLVGFQSARDRRNFTSSVRTLIDKPKIEGKGQVINIVRKTRTMRAGVFPISIDYKEFDDSASSKPVTHKVVTKEKYFEEQKVILGVDRLDYTKGIPERLEAFREALRRYPVLLGKLSLIQILVPSRRDIPHYENLKIKIERLVSEINGEFSHSGWTPIEYHFRAVSRDALLSYYRIAEIAIVTPLKDGMNLVAKEYCASNPEGILILSEFAGAAAQLKSGALLVNPHDSVACAEAIQRAVHMPESERKVRMKKLRKNVHRYDIYWWVENFLDAAFASKLSEFSLIADYTPLAEG, from the coding sequence ATGAATATGAAACGCCACAGATTAATTATCGTATCAAATAGGTTGCCAGTTGTAGTAAATAAAAATATAAGTGGATCACTAGAGGTGAAGCCGGGATCGGGAGGACTGGTCACGGCGCTTGCCCCCGTTTTACGTAACCGCGGAGGTGTTTGGCTTGGGTGGTCCGGACTAACTACAGAAAATCCTCGAAAGATTGGGAATTTGCTGTCTTCTCTCGATGACAGAATTGGGTATTCACTGGAATCTGTAACATTGGATGAGAACGAGATTGAAAACTACTATAAGGGATTTTCCAATGAAACTTTATGGCCTCTTTTCCATGATCTGATTGACCATTGTAAATTTAAACCAGAGTATTGGAAGACCTACCAAAGTGTCAATATGAAATTTGCTCAATCATTAAAAAAGATCATTAAAAAAGATGATTTTATCTGGATTCATGACTATCACCTGATAAGCATGATCCGTTTTCTAAGAGAGCTGGGTGTAAACAATAAAATTGGTTTCTTCCTGCATATACCCTTTCCGCCTACAGATATCTATACACGCCTACCTTGGCGAGTTGATATCTTAGGTGATCTTCTGCAATATGACCTGGTTGGATTTCAATCAGCTCGCGATAGGAGGAATTTCACAAGCAGTGTTCGGACACTGATCGACAAACCAAAAATTGAAGGGAAGGGGCAAGTCATTAACATCGTGCGAAAAACACGAACTATGAGGGCTGGAGTCTTTCCGATCAGCATAGATTATAAAGAATTCGACGACTCAGCAAGTTCAAAACCTGTGACACACAAGGTGGTGACGAAAGAAAAATATTTTGAGGAGCAAAAGGTAATACTGGGCGTTGATCGTTTAGATTACACAAAAGGTATCCCTGAGCGTCTGGAAGCATTCAGAGAGGCTCTCCGAAGGTATCCAGTCCTGTTGGGCAAGTTGAGCTTGATCCAAATTCTAGTCCCAAGTCGCAGAGATATACCACATTATGAGAACCTCAAAATTAAAATTGAAAGATTGGTTAGTGAGATAAATGGGGAGTTTTCACATTCCGGGTGGACACCAATTGAATACCACTTCCGAGCAGTCAGCCGAGATGCATTGTTATCCTATTATCGAATTGCTGAGATCGCGATTGTGACTCCATTGAAGGATGGGATGAATCTGGTAGCAAAAGAGTACTGTGCATCAAATCCAGAAGGTATTCTCATCTTGAGTGAATTTGCCGGCGCGGCGGCTCAGCTAAAATCTGGAGCTTTACTTGTCAATCCACATGACTCGGTAGCGTGTGCTGAAGCAATTCAAAGAGCGGTGCACATGCCAGAATCCGAACGTAAGGTTAGGATGAAGAAACTCAGAAAAAATGTACATCGCTACGATATTTATTGGTGGGTAGAGAATTTCTTGGATGCCGCATTTGCATCGAAGTTGAGTGAGTTTTCTCTTATTGCAGACTATACCCCCCTCGCAGAAGGATGA
- a CDS encoding PRC-barrel domain-containing protein, which produces MLRSVKEIMACSLESKSGEIGKSKDLLFDDDKWVIRYLVADTGKWLLRRQILISPISLKGIDWDTQQLPVDLSKEQIESAPSIETDMPVSRQFEIELSKHNNWPYYWTGEQAMGAMLTPGGAYPTIFDKDKSEADVKRDKHLRSVNEVTGYHLLAEDGEIGHVEDFIVDDEAWAIRYIVVNTRNWLPGKKVLVSPFWSKTIDWAERKILFGVTMEQIKNSPEYDPTKSITPDYEDLLFDYYGILKDI; this is translated from the coding sequence ATGTTACGTAGCGTAAAAGAAATTATGGCGTGTAGTCTAGAATCTAAGTCTGGGGAAATTGGTAAATCAAAAGACTTATTATTTGATGATGACAAGTGGGTGATCCGATATTTAGTGGCGGATACGGGTAAATGGCTTCTGAGAAGGCAAATTCTTATTTCCCCGATTTCGTTGAAGGGAATAGATTGGGATACACAGCAATTACCCGTTGACCTTTCCAAAGAACAAATAGAGTCTGCACCCAGTATAGAAACAGATATGCCCGTTTCCAGGCAGTTTGAAATTGAATTGTCCAAGCATAACAATTGGCCTTATTACTGGACCGGTGAGCAGGCAATGGGAGCTATGCTGACACCGGGAGGCGCATACCCAACTATCTTTGATAAAGACAAGTCGGAGGCTGATGTTAAACGTGATAAGCATCTCCGCTCAGTAAATGAGGTTACAGGCTACCATCTCTTAGCGGAAGATGGAGAGATCGGTCATGTTGAAGACTTTATTGTTGATGATGAGGCTTGGGCAATCCGCTATATCGTTGTGAATACTCGGAACTGGCTCCCCGGTAAAAAGGTTCTGGTTTCACCATTTTGGTCCAAAACAATTGATTGGGCTGAAAGGAAAATCCTGTTCGGGGTTACCATGGAGCAGATCAAAAACAGTCCAGAGTATGACCCAACAAAGTCTATCACTCCAGATTATGAGGATCTTCTGTTCGATTATTACGGAATACTGAAAGACATTTAA
- a CDS encoding MarR family transcriptional regulator — MTKTTDSKPEDRQLPFDLQILQALRQIIRAIDIHSRKLKSTYNTTTPQLICLGIIKDHGSSTVTRIAGQAYLSTSTVVGILDRLEKESLILRERDKKDRRLWNVILTEKGKALLKQIPSPLHDGLLNALQNLPEREQANIAVSLLKIVNLMGAESVEAAPILETAQILPVK; from the coding sequence ATGACCAAAACAACTGATTCAAAACCCGAAGATAGACAGCTCCCATTTGATCTTCAAATCTTGCAGGCGTTACGTCAAATTATTCGTGCCATTGATATTCATTCACGGAAACTTAAATCCACCTACAATACCACGACCCCCCAGCTCATTTGCCTGGGTATTATTAAAGATCACGGTTCTTCCACAGTTACTCGAATTGCCGGGCAAGCCTATTTGAGCACAAGTACGGTAGTGGGAATCCTGGATCGTCTGGAAAAAGAAAGCTTGATATTGAGGGAAAGAGATAAAAAGGATCGTCGGCTCTGGAATGTCATTCTCACAGAAAAAGGGAAAGCACTTTTAAAGCAGATTCCGTCCCCGTTGCACGATGGTTTACTCAATGCTTTGCAAAATCTTCCAGAGCGTGAGCAAGCCAATATTGCAGTCTCCCTGTTAAAGATCGTTAATCTGATGGGTGCTGAATCAGTAGAAGCTGCTCCTATTTTGGAGACCGCACAGATACTCCCCGTAAAATAA